AATCGTGAAAGAGCGTGAGGTTGTAGTCACGGGTGAGCATCCAGCCGTCCAGATTTCGAGACTCCAAACCCGCCATTCGGGTGTGAAAACCTGGGTCTATAAAATCAGGTCCGACCTTGAAAGGCTGCACCTTCAGTCCGCGGGCCTTGTAGGCGGCAAGCAGCGCCAGCGTGAGCGTGGTCTTGCCGCACCCGCTCTGAGTTCCGGCCACGACAAAAGCATGTTTACGACTCATCTCCGTTTTCCTTGTTCATTCAACAATCTCCCAGCGTTGCAGGGCGGTCCAGTAGATGGCGGCTCGAACGGCGTCCATTTTCAGTTGCCTGCATTTGGCCCACATTTCCCGGTAGGCCATGAGTTGGGAGCGATATTTTTCAAGCTCACCACGGCAGAAAGCATCGGGTGAAGCATCGGTCGAATGGGGCTTCGATGTCTTGAAGTCCACCAGCCACCAGATTCCCTCAATACAAGCCGCCAGGTCCACAACCCCGACATACAGTGTCCGTGACGTGTGCAGCCCCTCCAGGGCATATTCCACGCAGCGATCCTGTTCGGGAAGGTCATAAAACCTCCGGAGCCAGGGGTCGGCGAGGCATGCATGCACTTCGGCCAGAGCGGATTCCCCCATTTTGCAGGCATCCTCCCCGGCTATACCCTGCCGTTTCAAATAGCTGCAGACGCCTTCAGGAGGCGGCAGCCGCTTTTCCCTCCCGTAAACTTCCAGCAGACGATGCACCAGAATGCCCCGGATGCGGGGGGCGTCAACCGGTCCCGCTTCTTCCGTTCCGTCGATGGGAAATTCCGCAGGATCTTCACGCACGAAGGAAGAGGGATTCAAGATTTTAAAGAGCGGTTTTTCACGTTCAAAGGGGGCGGGATGGATCTCAACCGCAGGGCTGCCGTCAAAAGGGACGGCGGCAAGCGGTGGGATCTGCGGTTCCAGGACGATTTGAAATTTGCCTGCTTCACTCTCCCATCGCATCTCTTTACTGAAAGGCGTTTCCAGCGTGGGAGAGATCGCGGATTCGATGCCTGCCGGTTTTTTGGCGGAGGCCGGCGATTCCCCCGGCGGGAACTGTCCGTTCTTCACCTCGGGGAAGGAAAGCCATTCCCGCAGACCGTAATGCTCATTCAGCCAGTTCAAAGGCGTTTTGGAAGGAAAAACAACCTGTTCCCCGTCATTTTTGAAGGGGACGATACCACTCAGGAGCAGCCTGCTTCGAGCTCGAGTCAGCGCCACGTAGAAAAGCCGCTTGGACTCTCCCCAGCGCCTTCCCACATGGGTGTCGAGAAGCAACCGGTAGAGGAGATCCGGATCTGACCGCCTCCGGTCGGGTCGCACCGCCAGAAGATGCCGGTCGCTGCGCCCCGGCACCCGTTCCAGAAGATAAGGCGGTTGATTGGTTCTCTCCCGGGCCACAGGATTCCAGTCCAGAAAAGGAAGATAGACCGTATCGAATTCCAGCCCTTTGGCTCGGTGCACGGTCATGACGGAGACGCGCGAGAGGGCCGTGTCGGGATCTACGGGTTCGTATGCATTTTCCAGGAGCTGTTCCGCCCGCATGAGGGTCTGCACCGGTTCATGCACTTCAGCCTCCCTCATGATTTCAAGGAACTGGCGGCAGGAAGCGATCCCGCGGCTGCCCCAACGCCGGGCGACATGTTTCACCCCCTCGAGTTCGATCCAGGCGGCTTCCAGTACATCCGCAAGAGGTTCATGCCCCAGGTGCTGCCTCGCGCCGCGAAGGTTTTCCCAGAAATCCGCCACACGCTGATCTTTTTGGGCAAAAACGCGGATTTTTTCCACCCATACTCCGGGTTCCTCACAAAAAATGGCGTAAATTTCACCATAATTCAGAGTCAACCAGGGGCTGTGCAGTTGGGACGCCCAGGCCAGATGGTCCTGCGGCAGGACGAGCGCCCGGCAGAGCTGCCAGAGGTACTGTACTTCCGGCCGTTCCATGAGCTTGAGGCCTTCCGCTACTTGAACGGCGACTCCCCCCTGCTGCAGAGCCTCCAGGTATATGGGCAAATGGGTACGGGCGAAGAGCAGAATGCCCACCTGATGTTCAGGACCGGATTCCTCCAACTGCTGCCGAATGCGATGAGCCATCCATCCGGCCTCACGCTTACGGGCGGAAAGGCCTTCAGGCCACGCCGCAAACAAGGCCAGTTCCGGAGGAAAGGCGGGAAGCGCTGGACTTTGAAGGGGTGAACCCCCTGCTGTCGGTGCGCCGCACCGATCCTCTCCAGGATTTGCCCCTTTGCATCCTCTTTCTTCCTCAAGGGTTTTGGGGGAAGGCGCGGCTTCGGCAAATTCCACCTCGTCCTTTTCCAGAAGGGGATCGGCCATGACCGTTCGACTGAAGAGGTCATTGCACCACTCGATGAGGTGGGAACGGGACCTGAAATTTGTGTGGAGCACGAGGGGAATCAGCGGCAGGGTCTGATAGGAATCCAGCGGAACGCCCTTTTTCGCCTCTTGAAAGAGCCGTACTTCCGCCTTGCGAAAACCGTAGATGGATTGCTTGGGGTCACCTACCACAAAGAGCGTTCTGCCGTCTCCCGGCGTCCATCCGGAACAGAGCCGCCGCAGGAGGTTCCACTGCTGATAGTTCGTATCCTGGAACTCATCGATGAGCACGTGATGGATCTGCTGGTCCAACAAGAGCTGCAGGTCTGAAGGGGTGGTAGTGTCGAAGAGGCGGATGGCGGCCATTTCCAGGGCTGAAAAATCGAGCAGCCGCTGCCTGCGGCATCGCTCTTCGTAGGTTCCGATGAGCTCGTTCAGGATGAGAACGAGGTCCAGCAGGACATCCGTATCGGGCGGCGCGGACTCGGGCAGAGGAAGCCCTCTGGCCTGATGGAGCCGTTCCGCTACGGCCTCGTTCATATCCTGGATATAACGGGCCCATTCCGTTTTGGCAAACCCCGTATAATAACCGGTAGCGGGTCCAAACTTTTTTCGCGGCTGCCCGTTTTTCGTGAGAAACCCTTCGGCCATACGTTGCCAGGATTGCAGCGATTCCCAGGACGCTCCGGGGACTTCGGCCGGAAACTCCGATCCCGCAACAGCCTTGTGCGCTGAGAGATCGTCCATGAAATGAAGCCACATACGAGCCAGATCGCAGCGTTCGAAGACGGACTTCAAGCCGGTGAGTTCAGATTCCACAAGTTCCCGAATGCCCTGGAGGACGTACTCATTCACCTCTTTCCGACCGAGTATATGAATGAGATCTCCGAGGGTCTCGCGCCGCTGCATGAGATCTTCCAGTTCCTGAACCAGCATGGGCCAGGAATTGTTGAGGTAGAGGAGCCGGTTTTCCACAGCAAGACGCGCAGGATCCTCTACGGGACGATTTAAAAGGTTCTGAAGGGTTTCGTCGATCACTTCCCGCAAGAAAAAGAGCTGATCCGGTTCCACCAGAAGATCGGCCCCCGGAACCACGCCGGCTTCCAGGGGGGCCTGGCTCACCAGGGAATAGCAGAAGGAATGAAAGGTCTGGATGCGCAGGAGCTCCCCCCCCAGAAGAAGATCCTCGTAGCGTTTGTGCCGGGCAAGGGCCTTTGCCGCCATTTCCAGCAGTTCGGCATCCGGCTCGTTGGAAGCTGCATCGAGTTTCCCGGCGCGGCTCAGGTACCGCCCAACCCGTTCCCGCATTTCTCCCGCAGCCTTGTTGGTGAAGGTGAGGGCCAGAATGTGCTGAGGATGCTCCACAATTCCCAAAAGGCGCAGGAATCGCGCCGTGAGGAGAAATGTCTTCCCTGACCCCGCCGGCGCCTCGAGGTGAAAACTAGACGTTGGATCCAGGGCCCGGCGCCGCTGATCGGCATCCGCCAACAGAGGCTCACATGTCGTCGAAATATTTGAGGAACCCTTTTGTTTGCTCATAAAACCTTGTATCTCACAGAACTTCGCTGCACTCCTTCGGCCGCCGTGAGGGCCAAGGAAGCATTCATTCATCCTGCGACATAGAATTGAGAATTATATGGCAAAAGTCCCATTGTAGAGTTAAAGGACACCCTCAGTCGAAAAAAGCACCCGCTCATCTTTAGACGCCCCCCTTCCAAAAGTCAATCCACCAACAGGGCTACCGGGAAACAAGGCAGGCGAGCGGATGGATTCGTCTTGACACTTGGAGGGGGTATGATTAATTTGCACTCCATGATCTTTTTGAAATAATCCAGTTAAAACAATAAGAAAGGAGACATAACCCATGGCAATCATTCGTTGGTCTGACTATCCTGAAGTTCCCAATCCCATGCGGGAAATAGAGCGCCTGCACAAGGAAATGAATCGATTGTTCTCGGATCTCGGATTGAGAAGCATGTCACCTTTTCAGGTCGGAGTCTATCCTGCAGTCAATGTGAGTGAAGACACTCAAAACATCTATGTACGCGCCGAACTGCCCGGCTTGAAGTCCGAAGACCTGGAAATTTCTGTGGAGGGAGACACTCTGACCCTTCGTGGCGAGAGAAAGCTCAAGGAAGCGGGCGAAGGAGTCAATTATCACCGCCGTGAACGCGAGGCAGGGCGTTTTCGCCGCATTCTCACTCTGCCCACAAAGATCGATCCCAATGCTGTAGATGCCAGTCTGAAGGATGGTGTCCTCAAAATCGTTCTTCCCAAGGCACCCGAAGTACTTCCCAAGCAAATTCAGGTAAAAACCGACTGATCCATGTGACCCATTTCAGGCTCTATTCTGTTTTTCCAGTCGAATCCAAACGGCCGGAATAAGAGGAGGATGACCCACATGACGGAAAAAGATCTGCAAGCCCGTGAAAAAATGGAAGTGAAGGCTGCGGGTGAAAGCACCCGCGATGTTCCCGTATATATTCCCGCAGTCGATATTTATGAATCTGCAGACGCACTGATTCTTGTGGCCGACATGCCCGGTGTGAAGCCGGAGAATGTCTCCATCGACATTCATGACAATCAGCTGATCCTTCGCGGGACGGTCTCACTGGAAGAGTCCGGCAAGGAGCGTATTTTGATTCAGGAATACGGAGTGGGGGATTATTCCAGGGAATTCAGTCTGGGGAGAACCATCGATCAGTCCAAGATTGAAGCAGGAATGAAAGATGGGGTTCTGACACTCACTCTGCCCAAGGCCGAAACCATGAAGGCTCGCAAAATCACCATCAAGGAAGGCTGATCCCGATTTCATTCAGCCAACAGTCCCCTGCCGGTTGACTCAATGTATTCAACCGGCAGATCTTCCATCCTTATCGAAGCTTATTCGGTTACGCTCAGCAGCTCAACCTGGCGTAATTGAAGTTCATAAAGCAGCCCATCGATTTCCTCTTTATTGGACCCCAGCCGGTCCACGCTGTAGACCACCAGTCGCTGGACGCGATCCCTTTCAATATCCTTCAGAAGCTGGCTGCGTTTTGTATAAACTTCAACATTCTCCTCTTTTTTTTCCCCTGTTTTCTGTTCCAGAAACCGCAAACACTCTTCCTTTTGCCTCTTGAGCGGAGCTTCATAGCTGCCCTGATCTTCAGGCTTCAATTCCTCATAACGCACCATCAGGTAAATTGCCGTAATTTTATCTGCCATCCTACATGCACTCCCTATTCATTCCATTCCGTGATCTATTAAGATATTAATATCATTAATATAAATTAAAAAGTTATCTTTTGGCGCCCATAAAAAATGCGGTGGCAGTATACTCAATATTTCTCTTGAAAACAACCGGATGCTTAGAGCCGCCGCAGTTTTCATTTTGAAAAACCTACCCCCCTGCCCCCTTGAGGGGGGGAACAGATTTTTTCATTCAACAGCATTGCCCCTGAGACCGGGAGGAGGGACGAGAATTATTTCCCATCGAACGGGAGCCGGAGGTTGATGGCAAATGGTTTATGGATTATCTATAGACCTGATTCAAATGACTGATGGATGAAGAAAGTCTGATGGCATATCCTCCATCGCATTACATCGACATGAGACTTCATGGATAACGACAAACGGACATGACGATTTTTTGAACATATTCGGGGAAAGCCATGGATTGTGGAAAATACGATGATCCAAAACAGATGAGTGATACATTCTGGTTCGAACAAGGACCCATTCGGCCTCCCAGTGAAGCGGGAAGCCTTCTGCTGCGTTTCACAAGAAACTGCCCCTGGAACAAATGCACCTTTTGCCCCGTGTACAAAGGGCAGAAATTCAGCCGGAGATCCTTGGGAGAAATCCGGAGGGATATCGACACCGTTCACAAGATTATCGAGAAACTCCATCTCATTTCTCATTCCATGGGGGAGGGAGGCCGGTTGACCCGCCCGGTCTTGAATGCGGTCCTCACCAGCAACCGCTACGGCAATATCTTCCGCCATGTGGCGGTATGGTATTTTTCCGGCAAAGGAACCGTTTTCATTCAGGATGCCAACAGTCTCATGCTGCCTTCAGAGGAACTGGTACAGGCATTGGTTTACCTCAAGGCGCAGGTCCCCGGAGTCAGGCGCATCACTTCCTATGCCCGAAGCAGCACCATCGCACGAAAAAACCTGGATGAACTGCAGGAAATTCGCGAGGCGGGGTTGGACAGGATACATATCGGTCTGGAAAGCGGATCGGACCGGGTTCTCCAATTCGTCAAGAAGGGCACCACCGCAGCACAACATATCGAAGCCGGGCGCAAGGTCATCCAGGCCGGCATGACGCTTTCCGAATACATCATGCCCGGGTTGGGCGGCCGGGAGCTCTCCAGGGATCACGCACTGGAGACGGCAAGGGTTCTCAACGCCATCGATCCTCATTTTATTCGGTTAAGAAGTCTGCGGATCCCTCCCCGGACGCCCCTGTACCAGGACAAGGTTGCAGGTCGGTTCACCCCTCTCCCGGACGATGACACGGTCCGCGAGATCCGCCTCCTGATTGAATCGCTGGAGGGAATCCAGAGCAAACTCACATCGGATCACATCATGAATTTATTGGGCGATGTGCAAGGCACCTTTCCCCAGGACAAAGGGAGCATGCTCTCGGTAATCGACCGCTACCTGGATCTGCCTTATGAAGACAGACTGCTTTACCGCCTCGGCCGTCGGGGTGGAGCATTGCAATCCGTTGATGATTTGTGGGATCCATCCCTGCGAGCCCGCCTGGAAAAGGCGCGCCGCGATTTGGAAGCCGAATCCGGGGCGGATCTGGAACAGATCATCACGGAGCTGGGGGATCAATATATTTGAGTGTGAACTTCACAATTCAAGGACCTTGTCCGTTCATGCTGCGACACCTCGGCATGAACGGACAAGCGATTCAGAACCTATCCGGAAACCACCTGTGGACTTTGCGACACCCCCCTTGGTCCCCCCTCGAGGGGGGAATTAAAGGGGGATGTCCGCTGCCGAGGTAGGTTTTTGGATAGGCTCTTAGTGATGCTCATGAACGTAAAAGGGCCATTTGTGGAAGAACCACTCGTTCCAGAGAAGCGGAATGATCCACCAGAAGTTCCAGATGAGGGATTCGCCATGGAGCAGTCTTTCTGCAATACCGTGTTCCATGTGATGGTTTCCCAAGCCCCAATGGCCGAAGTTGATGTAA
This region of Desulforhabdus amnigena genomic DNA includes:
- a CDS encoding UvrD-helicase domain-containing protein translates to MSKQKGSSNISTTCEPLLADADQRRRALDPTSSFHLEAPAGSGKTFLLTARFLRLLGIVEHPQHILALTFTNKAAGEMRERVGRYLSRAGKLDAASNEPDAELLEMAAKALARHKRYEDLLLGGELLRIQTFHSFCYSLVSQAPLEAGVVPGADLLVEPDQLFFLREVIDETLQNLLNRPVEDPARLAVENRLLYLNNSWPMLVQELEDLMQRRETLGDLIHILGRKEVNEYVLQGIRELVESELTGLKSVFERCDLARMWLHFMDDLSAHKAVAGSEFPAEVPGASWESLQSWQRMAEGFLTKNGQPRKKFGPATGYYTGFAKTEWARYIQDMNEAVAERLHQARGLPLPESAPPDTDVLLDLVLILNELIGTYEERCRRQRLLDFSALEMAAIRLFDTTTPSDLQLLLDQQIHHVLIDEFQDTNYQQWNLLRRLCSGWTPGDGRTLFVVGDPKQSIYGFRKAEVRLFQEAKKGVPLDSYQTLPLIPLVLHTNFRSRSHLIEWCNDLFSRTVMADPLLEKDEVEFAEAAPSPKTLEEERGCKGANPGEDRCGAPTAGGSPLQSPALPAFPPELALFAAWPEGLSARKREAGWMAHRIRQQLEESGPEHQVGILLFARTHLPIYLEALQQGGVAVQVAEGLKLMERPEVQYLWQLCRALVLPQDHLAWASQLHSPWLTLNYGEIYAIFCEEPGVWVEKIRVFAQKDQRVADFWENLRGARQHLGHEPLADVLEAAWIELEGVKHVARRWGSRGIASCRQFLEIMREAEVHEPVQTLMRAEQLLENAYEPVDPDTALSRVSVMTVHRAKGLEFDTVYLPFLDWNPVARERTNQPPYLLERVPGRSDRHLLAVRPDRRRSDPDLLYRLLLDTHVGRRWGESKRLFYVALTRARSRLLLSGIVPFKNDGEQVVFPSKTPLNWLNEHYGLREWLSFPEVKNGQFPPGESPASAKKPAGIESAISPTLETPFSKEMRWESEAGKFQIVLEPQIPPLAAVPFDGSPAVEIHPAPFEREKPLFKILNPSSFVREDPAEFPIDGTEEAGPVDAPRIRGILVHRLLEVYGREKRLPPPEGVCSYLKRQGIAGEDACKMGESALAEVHACLADPWLRRFYDLPEQDRCVEYALEGLHTSRTLYVGVVDLAACIEGIWWLVDFKTSKPHSTDASPDAFCRGELEKYRSQLMAYREMWAKCRQLKMDAVRAAIYWTALQRWEIVE
- a CDS encoding radical SAM protein, which produces MDCGKYDDPKQMSDTFWFEQGPIRPPSEAGSLLLRFTRNCPWNKCTFCPVYKGQKFSRRSLGEIRRDIDTVHKIIEKLHLISHSMGEGGRLTRPVLNAVLTSNRYGNIFRHVAVWYFSGKGTVFIQDANSLMLPSEELVQALVYLKAQVPGVRRITSYARSSTIARKNLDELQEIREAGLDRIHIGLESGSDRVLQFVKKGTTAAQHIEAGRKVIQAGMTLSEYIMPGLGGRELSRDHALETARVLNAIDPHFIRLRSLRIPPRTPLYQDKVAGRFTPLPDDDTVREIRLLIESLEGIQSKLTSDHIMNLLGDVQGTFPQDKGSMLSVIDRYLDLPYEDRLLYRLGRRGGALQSVDDLWDPSLRARLEKARRDLEAESGADLEQIITELGDQYI
- a CDS encoding recombinase family protein, yielding MADKITAIYLMVRYEELKPEDQGSYEAPLKRQKEECLRFLEQKTGEKKEENVEVYTKRSQLLKDIERDRVQRLVVYSVDRLGSNKEEIDGLLYELQLRQVELLSVTE
- a CDS encoding Hsp20/alpha crystallin family protein, with protein sequence MAIIRWSDYPEVPNPMREIERLHKEMNRLFSDLGLRSMSPFQVGVYPAVNVSEDTQNIYVRAELPGLKSEDLEISVEGDTLTLRGERKLKEAGEGVNYHRREREAGRFRRILTLPTKIDPNAVDASLKDGVLKIVLPKAPEVLPKQIQVKTD
- a CDS encoding Hsp20/alpha crystallin family protein, whose amino-acid sequence is MTEKDLQAREKMEVKAAGESTRDVPVYIPAVDIYESADALILVADMPGVKPENVSIDIHDNQLILRGTVSLEESGKERILIQEYGVGDYSREFSLGRTIDQSKIEAGMKDGVLTLTLPKAETMKARKITIKEG